The DNA window tgtgacaAAAACTTTTGTGAAAAAtcaaaccttatttgccacaggagaactcacactggagagaagccatacaaatgtaaagattgtggcaaagcttttggtcaaaaatcacaccttattcgccacaggagaactcacactggagagaagccctacaaatgtaaagattgcgaCAAAAACTTTTGTGAAAAAtcaaaccttatttgccacaggagaactcacactggagagaagccctacaaatgtaaagattgtggtaaagtttttggtcaaaaatcaaacCTTATTTACCATAGCAGatatcacactggagagaagccctacaagtgtaaagattgtggcaaagcttttggtcaaaaatcaaaccttatttgccacagcataACTCACACCGGAtaaaagccctacaaatgtaaagattgtggtaaagcttttggtcaaaaatcacaccttatttaccacagaagaactcacactggtgagaagccctacaaatgtaaagattgtggcaaagcttttggtcgaaaatcacaccttatttgccacaggagaactcacactggagagaagccctacaaatgtaaagattgtggcaaagcttttggtcaaaaatcacaccttattcgccacagcagaactcacactggagagaagccctacaaatgtgaagattgCGACAAAAACTTTTGTGAAATAtcaaaccttatttgccacaggagaattcacactggagaccAACAAATGTAACAATTTTGGCAAAACTCTTCGTCAAAAATCAGACCTTATTTACCATAGCAGatatcacactggagagaagcctacaagtgtaaagattgtggcaaagcttttggtcaaaaatcacaccttatttgccacagcagaactcacactggagagaagccctacaaatgtaaagattgtgacaAAACTTTTCGTGAAAAAtcaaaccttatttgccacagaagaactcacactggagagaagccctacaattgTACAGAATGTTGGAAATCTTTTGGTCACAAATCAAGCCTTATTCGCCACAGGAGAAATCACAGTGAAGAGAAGCCCTAAAAAATatgaagaatgtggcaaagcttttggtcaaaaatagaccttattcaccacagcagagcacactggagagaagccctacaaatgcaaAGAATGTGCAAAGCTTTTACTCAAGGAACAGGCTTTatttgccacagaagaactctctctagagagaagccttacaaatgtaaagaatgtggcaaagcattaagtcaaaaatcacaccttatttgccacaacaGAACTCCCACTGGAGAGAAACCTCACAAATGCAAAGTTTTTACTCAAATTTTAccccttatttgccacagcagaaTTTACACTAGAGAGAAGCCTTGCAAATATaaggaatgtggcaaagcttttagcaataaaacagGCCTTATTCACCACAACAGAACTCATACTGGAGAATAGACCTACAAATGTGAATAATGTggaaaacttttaataaaaaataaaactttattcaccacagcagaagacatcctggtgaatgtgaaatgtgaataaagtgataatacttttaaagCAAGACTAAACCTTCTGGCTGGggcgtggttcagtggtagagtgctagcctcgcatgtgtgagatcctgggttctatcctcagcaccacatagaaataaattaattaaataaaggtattgtgtccaactacaactacaaaataaacattaaaaaaagaaagactaaaccttattaacaacagaatttatacagaaaacAACCCCTACAAATTGAAACAATGCAGCAAAGCTTTTAGTAAGAAATCAATTCGTTTCACCACTAAGCTACTTATTTTGGAAAGAAGACATCTAAATGTAGACAAAgtagaaacattttaaattatatatcatatattactagacatcagagaaaacacacgTTCTACAAATGAGACCATTGTACTCTAAGAAAGGGACAACATTTAATCATCAACACAATAACCATAGCATAGAGAAAGTTTggaaatgtgaaaattgacaatGTGACAATGCCTCCAAAATTTATTccccaatactcagcacctgtggatacatACTGGTTAGAGaagatacaaatggaaaaaaaattgtagCTACATGTTTCTTAAATACTGCTTATTTTTGGAGAATTCATGTGCCCAGAAActctaaaaagttaaataatatttccaaaatttatttaaattttaaattcattgaacatctgaGAACTCATACTAGTAGTAAAAattgaacagattttgtccaaaatgtatGCCTTATATAACaatgaaatatttataataaatgtgaGAGTATAGTAAAGTTATTATCTATATATTATACCTGATGTATATGAGGATCAGTAAAATAGAGAACTCATTTAAGTTTAGAAAACAAGTAGTtgtctttaacttttgcttaaattTATTAAGCATTATCAAGTTATTTTGTAGAAATATCAGTCATAAATATCATACATGCATAGTGAGGAAACCTAATCTTTGAAAAAAATGTAATTGCTTTTCTTAatcaaaaattactattttcacttttgaatactgagaaaaaattatatgaaacctattttttgtttttaacactgaagtgtaatattttaaacttttttttatttcagtttaagtttaggtattttcatagagtgagccacattcctaagccctctctccactttttcaaattttgagactgtcttcctaagttgtttgaaaccacactaagttgccgaggctgaatttaaacttctgaaattACTCAGCTTCCCAAGCATGGACCATCATGACAGGTTTACAGTCCATTTTTAACCTATATTTACCTTACCTTTGTAATATATCTTTATAACataatatttgtttatatgttaaCACTCATGTTTTGCCTCCTGTTGTTAAATGACATTGTtgcagtaattcacttgcaggCCAGCTtggcaaagaaagaaaaacctgagcaagcaaagcagcagcagaaaaaaagtcctttattgtgtcCA is part of the Callospermophilus lateralis isolate mCalLat2 unplaced genomic scaffold, mCalLat2.hap1 Scaffold_9923, whole genome shotgun sequence genome and encodes:
- the LOC143641366 gene encoding LOW QUALITY PROTEIN: uncharacterized protein LOC143641366 (The sequence of the model RefSeq protein was modified relative to this genomic sequence to represent the inferred CDS: inserted 1 base in 1 codon; substituted 1 base at 1 genomic stop codon) — its product is MNPNHIQEYSSEKCLKHIFHEVINAKYRSCNIDFLSQKKTWKTTSDSEHQKSYKKSGLVHHQRMYTGEKPYICKDCGKVFGRKTHLICHSRTQTREKPYKCTECGKAFGEKSHLICHRRTHTREKPYKCKDCDKAFGQKSSLICHRRTHTGEKANKCNSCGKTLHQKSDLIYHIRYHTGEKPYKCKDCGKAFGKKSQLIRHRRTHTGEKPYKCKDCGKAFGQKSNLICHIRTHTGEKPYKCTECGKAFGQKSSLIYHSRYHTGEKPYKCKDCGKAFGQKSHLICXRRTHTGEKPYKCKDCGKAFGQKSHLICHRRTHTGEKPFKCKDCDKNFCEKSNLICHRRTHTGEKPYKCKDCGKAFGQKSHLIRHRRTHTGEKPYKCKDCDKNFCEKSNLICHRRTHTGEKPYKCKDCGKVFGQKSNLIYHSRYHTGEKPYKCKDCGKAFGQKSNLICHSITHTGXKPYKCKDCGKAFGQKSHLIYHRRTHTGEKPYKCKDCGKAFGRKSHLICHRRTHTGEKPYKCKDCGKAFGQKSHLIRHSRTHTGEKPYKCEDCDKNFCEISNLICHRRIHTGDQPYKCKDCGKAFGQKSHLICHSRTHTGEKPYKCKDCDKTFREKSNLICHRRTHTGEKPYNCTECWKSFGHKSSLIRHRRNHSEEKP